The Obesumbacterium proteus DNA window TCGCGCATTTCTTGACGGATCATCTCCTGCTCGGCATCTTTCGCCAGCGCAGTTAATGGGTTGTCGAAGAATGAACGATAAACACGCACGGTCAATGGATACAGATCGTGTCCACGCACCAATACCTGCGCATTCACATTCAGCACCATCTGGTATTCAGCCGTTTTACCATCTTTAAAGATCGACACGGTTTCTTTGGACTCGCCGCTGCCAACGATACGCAGTGAAGGCAGTTTATCTGAACCATCAGCCGGTTTTGCTGCCGTCGCAGAATTATCCACGATGCTGGTGCTGCTGGTTGTTGTAGCGTCCGCTGTTTTCGAGTCGTCAGCTTTAGGATCGACGATAGTAATACCGCTTAGGCGGAGCTGTTCACGAATAGAACGTGACAGTGGGCCATACGGGTCGCTAGTGTCAAACGTGATTTTCTGGAATTCGGTTGGCACCGACGTGTTGCCACG harbors:
- the lptE gene encoding LPS assembly lipoprotein LptE; amino-acid sequence: MRHRTMTSLLKVAVLGLAVLTAGCGFHLRGNTSVPTEFQKITFDTSDPYGPLSRSIREQLRLSGITIVDPKADDSKTADATTTSSTSIVDNSATAAKPADGSDKLPSLRIVGSGESKETVSIFKDGKTAEYQMVLNVNAQVLVRGHDLYPLTVRVYRSFFDNPLTALAKDAEQEMIRQEMRDQAAQQLVRKLLSVHAAELQNNDNRMNAEVAAPKVQSANDFNSVNTGATVPTTAIKSTGSISAQ